One part of the Tunicatimonas pelagia genome encodes these proteins:
- a CDS encoding riboflavin synthase: protein MFTGIIETVGELVNIVDEGENKHLEISSSITPELKVDQSVSHNGVCLTVTEVVETTYRVTAVQETLKRSNLGALTHAAKINLERCMPANGRFDGHIVQGHVDLTASCADIKDQAGSWLFRFNYTPTSSDQLLVEKGSVTVNGVSLTCFDITDTSFAVAIIPYTYQHTNFSQLQIGDIVNLEFDIVGKYISRILQSQLEK, encoded by the coding sequence ATGTTTACCGGAATTATTGAAACCGTAGGCGAACTAGTCAATATTGTTGATGAAGGTGAAAACAAACATTTGGAAATTTCCAGTAGTATCACCCCCGAACTTAAAGTTGACCAAAGTGTCAGTCATAACGGCGTTTGCCTGACCGTTACCGAGGTTGTAGAAACTACCTACCGAGTAACGGCAGTACAAGAAACGTTGAAGCGTAGCAATTTGGGTGCGCTCACTCATGCAGCAAAAATCAACTTAGAGCGTTGTATGCCCGCCAACGGCCGATTTGACGGCCATATTGTTCAGGGGCACGTAGACTTGACTGCTTCTTGTGCCGATATTAAAGACCAAGCTGGCAGTTGGCTGTTTCGCTTTAACTATACACCTACATCATCCGATCAGTTATTGGTAGAGAAAGGCTCAGTTACTGTGAACGGAGTGAGTCTTACCTGCTTTGATATTACCGATACGTCGTTTGCTGTGGCAATTATTCCTTACACGTATCAGCATACCAACTTTAGCCAATTGCAGATTGGTGATATCGTTAATCTAGAATTTGATATTGTCGGAAAATACATCAGCCGAATCCTTCAAAGCCAGCTAGAAAAATGA
- a CDS encoding phosphatase PAP2 family protein: MIEVIQEADQQLFLWLNSLHLPWLDPVMYRITNKYTWFPAYALIVVVLLIKYKWEGAKMIVLLVLIIIACDQLTSGFMKPFFERLRPCHNPGLTDQVHVVEGCGGKYGFASSHAANTFGFATGLWLLLRSWSRWFVWGFAWAGVVSYTRIYVGVHYPLDILIGAILGAAIAIIFYQLYRNFNRRLLNTSSVE, from the coding sequence ATGATTGAAGTCATTCAAGAGGCTGATCAACAACTTTTTCTGTGGCTAAATAGCTTGCATCTTCCCTGGCTCGACCCGGTGATGTATCGAATTACCAATAAGTATACTTGGTTTCCGGCCTACGCCTTGATCGTCGTTGTTTTACTAATAAAATACAAATGGGAAGGGGCGAAGATGATTGTACTACTGGTGCTAATCATTATAGCCTGCGACCAGCTCACCTCCGGGTTTATGAAGCCTTTCTTCGAGCGTCTAAGACCCTGCCATAATCCAGGATTAACGGATCAAGTTCATGTAGTGGAAGGTTGCGGGGGAAAATACGGTTTTGCCTCGTCCCATGCTGCGAATACGTTTGGCTTTGCCACTGGGCTTTGGTTATTGCTTCGTAGCTGGAGCCGATGGTTTGTCTGGGGATTTGCCTGGGCCGGTGTGGTTTCTTACACCCGTATTTACGTAGGCGTTCACTATCCGTTAGATATACTGATCGGCGCGATACTTGGGGCTGCCATCGCTATAATTTTTTACCAACTATACCGGAATTTCAATCGTCGTTTACTGAATACTTCTTCGGTAGAATAA
- the meaB gene encoding methylmalonyl Co-A mutase-associated GTPase MeaB, with translation MGRKILTAKQYASEIRVGNRFVLSQAITLVESTLATSQNLAQTIISSLLPHTGNSLRLGITGVPGVGKSTFIDQLGMILIQKGHRIAVLSVDPSSQQSKGSILGDKTRMQRLSQQDSAYIRPSAAGSHLGGVAQQTREAILLCEAAGYDVIIIETVGVGQSETLVRHMTDFFLLLMISGAGDELQGMKRGIMEMADTIAINKADDGNEQAAQVAKRNYQQALHLFPPTPGKPQPKVVTCSALHNQGLHEIWKQIQAFIAATQASNYFQQQRQQQQRNWMHELINRQLSQDFFQQERIRKILPQIEEEVLHGSITAREGAERLITLHRNC, from the coding sequence ATGGGGCGAAAGATACTTACCGCTAAGCAGTACGCCAGCGAAATACGAGTTGGTAACCGCTTTGTTTTGAGTCAGGCTATTACTTTGGTGGAAAGTACGCTTGCCACGAGTCAGAACTTAGCCCAAACCATTATTAGCTCTCTTCTGCCTCACACTGGTAACTCTCTCCGTCTGGGGATTACGGGAGTGCCGGGAGTAGGAAAAAGTACATTTATTGATCAGTTGGGAATGATCTTGATCCAAAAAGGCCACCGGATTGCCGTGCTTAGTGTTGACCCTAGCAGTCAGCAGTCTAAGGGCAGTATCTTGGGGGATAAAACTCGGATGCAGCGGTTGAGCCAGCAGGATTCAGCCTACATTCGCCCTAGCGCGGCAGGTAGCCACTTGGGTGGAGTAGCTCAGCAAACCCGAGAAGCTATTTTGCTCTGCGAAGCGGCTGGTTACGATGTAATCATTATTGAAACGGTTGGGGTTGGACAGTCGGAAACACTAGTTCGGCATATGACTGACTTCTTTCTTCTCTTAATGATTAGTGGAGCCGGAGATGAGCTACAGGGTATGAAACGAGGTATTATGGAAATGGCCGATACCATCGCTATTAACAAAGCCGATGATGGCAACGAGCAAGCGGCTCAAGTAGCCAAAAGAAACTATCAACAAGCACTTCACCTATTTCCACCTACGCCCGGAAAACCTCAACCCAAGGTAGTAACCTGCTCGGCTTTACACAACCAAGGTTTACATGAGATTTGGAAGCAGATTCAAGCATTTATTGCCGCCACCCAAGCATCAAATTACTTTCAGCAACAGCGGCAACAACAGCAACGGAACTGGATGCACGAATTGATTAATCGGCAGCTCTCGCAAGACTTCTTTCAGCAGGAGCGTATACGAAAGATACTGCCACAGATAGAAGAAGAGGTACTTCATGGTAGTATTACCGCTCGAGAAGGAGCCGAAAGGCTGATAACACTACACCGTAATTGTTAA
- a CDS encoding sensor histidine kinase, which produces MESTRPKSVKPTELTTGSEDAFVQKADEAGIRGLVHMKEIHWQPGNAFATVVGEEDISTPVRLPIHAVYQAFGKGEGQLRKIVDLLLTGGGQRVEAVVDISNAEQAHTSVAVTATLNQPESGSPVIVLDFSTQCEPQLPWRYPLPKTIPSGFLVVEAQVGSIIKANPEALTLLGIADDELANIPWQRTPEWLQFIREVVEQGSVTNRVLEILPDKTWLLFSAQYTKDNIYVVAQDVSAIQQQIKTLEQVNTGLDNFVYHASHDLRAPLRSMQGLITLLQNETNDAERNRFVGLIEGSIKRLDAFLVNLLSISRSRSSVPRPLLKINFMVEVEQSISSFFHLEDHKNLEISTRISQPNPFVSDLTQIRVILNNIISNAFKYRRYGIRKSRIKVEVRVSKKQANIKIWDNGIGLDEEHLPHVFDMFYRATDRSEGSGLGLFIVHETVERLKGNITITSRPNRGTTLTVILPNQFQRTSFSI; this is translated from the coding sequence ATGGAAAGTACTCGCCCCAAATCTGTTAAACCGACAGAACTTACCACTGGTTCTGAAGACGCTTTTGTGCAAAAGGCCGACGAAGCAGGTATTCGGGGGTTGGTACATATGAAAGAAATTCATTGGCAACCTGGTAATGCGTTTGCCACTGTTGTAGGAGAAGAGGATATATCTACTCCAGTGCGGTTACCAATTCATGCGGTGTATCAAGCTTTTGGCAAAGGGGAGGGGCAGCTTCGGAAGATCGTTGACCTACTGCTCACCGGGGGCGGACAGCGGGTTGAAGCTGTTGTTGATATAAGCAACGCCGAACAAGCACATACATCGGTAGCCGTAACCGCTACTTTAAATCAGCCTGAATCAGGAAGTCCGGTAATTGTGCTTGACTTCTCAACTCAGTGCGAGCCTCAACTTCCTTGGCGTTACCCCCTACCCAAAACAATTCCTTCCGGGTTTTTGGTAGTAGAGGCGCAAGTAGGAAGCATCATAAAGGCGAATCCAGAAGCATTGACGCTACTGGGAATTGCCGACGATGAGCTAGCTAATATCCCTTGGCAGCGAACACCCGAATGGCTACAGTTTATTCGGGAAGTGGTAGAGCAGGGTAGTGTTACGAACCGAGTGCTAGAAATACTGCCTGATAAAACCTGGCTATTGTTTTCTGCTCAATATACAAAAGACAATATCTACGTAGTAGCGCAGGATGTTTCAGCTATTCAGCAGCAGATAAAAACCCTAGAGCAGGTTAATACTGGTTTGGATAACTTTGTTTATCATGCCTCCCACGATCTGCGAGCCCCGCTCCGATCAATGCAAGGATTAATTACCCTGCTTCAGAATGAAACTAATGACGCCGAACGCAACCGATTTGTTGGGCTTATTGAAGGAAGCATCAAGCGACTAGATGCCTTTTTAGTAAATCTATTAAGCATATCCCGCTCACGAAGCTCTGTTCCGCGACCGCTGCTGAAAATCAACTTTATGGTAGAAGTAGAGCAGTCTATCAGCAGCTTCTTTCATCTGGAAGACCATAAGAACCTAGAAATAAGCACACGAATCAGTCAACCAAACCCCTTCGTATCAGACCTAACGCAGATTCGGGTCATACTCAATAATATTATTTCTAATGCCTTTAAGTACCGTCGCTACGGAATTCGAAAGTCTCGAATTAAGGTAGAAGTACGGGTCAGCAAAAAGCAGGCAAACATTAAAATATGGGATAATGGCATTGGTTTAGATGAGGAGCATCTGCCACACGTTTTCGATATGTTTTATCGGGCTACCGACCGTAGCGAAGGCTCGGGCTTAGGATTATTTATTGTCCATGAAACTGTAGAACGGCTCAAAGGAAATATCACCATCACCTCTCGTCCTAACCGGGGCACTACGCTTACTGTCATCCTTCCTAATCAATTCCAGAGAACTTCTTTTTCCATTTAA
- a CDS encoding phosphoribosyltransferase family protein encodes MTDSSRLLLDQKQIAQKVIRIAYEIYERNFEQEAIILAGVLDRGYHLAELIAKELDKVSHFSSSEGSLKLVKVSLKKFTQQQTQVTFNVPVTDFDGNSIVLVDDVLNTGRTLAYCIPSFLERSISKLEIAVLVNRSHIQFPVMANYTGLELATTLQEHIEVVFKPDSEGVYLH; translated from the coding sequence ATGACTGACTCATCTCGCTTGTTGTTAGACCAAAAACAGATTGCTCAGAAAGTAATTCGGATTGCTTACGAGATATACGAGCGTAACTTCGAGCAAGAAGCAATTATACTAGCTGGGGTGCTAGACCGGGGCTACCATCTAGCCGAACTAATTGCGAAGGAGTTAGATAAAGTTAGCCATTTCTCGAGTAGCGAAGGGTCACTCAAACTGGTAAAGGTATCGCTCAAAAAATTTACGCAGCAACAAACGCAAGTAACATTTAATGTGCCTGTTACCGATTTTGATGGAAATAGCATTGTACTCGTAGACGATGTGCTGAATACGGGACGAACGTTGGCGTATTGTATTCCATCGTTTCTTGAGCGATCCATCAGCAAGCTGGAGATTGCCGTTTTAGTCAACCGAAGTCATATCCAGTTTCCCGTAATGGCTAACTATACCGGATTAGAATTAGCTACTACCCTCCAGGAGCATATTGAGGTCGTGTTCAAACCTGATAGCGAAGGAGTGTATTTGCACTAA
- a CDS encoding Lrp/AsnC family transcriptional regulator, whose product MAHNLKLDRIDRKILEILQSNAKITNAQLSKEIGLSPAPTLERVKKLETLGVIDSYHAKLNTAKIGLGISTFVMIKLTGHDKESIRTFIEAVNRIDEIIECHHVTGTSDFILRVIAQDIASYQQLMLNKVNEITVVDSLQSLVILSTFKDSKSLPIPEESDGVKV is encoded by the coding sequence ATGGCACATAACCTAAAACTTGACAGAATAGACCGTAAAATACTAGAAATACTGCAATCGAATGCTAAAATCACGAATGCTCAACTCTCGAAAGAAATAGGGCTTTCTCCTGCCCCCACACTAGAGCGAGTAAAGAAGCTAGAAACTTTAGGTGTAATTGATAGCTACCACGCTAAACTGAACACTGCAAAAATTGGATTGGGTATTAGTACCTTTGTAATGATTAAGCTTACGGGGCACGATAAGGAGAGTATTCGTACATTTATTGAAGCAGTTAACCGGATTGATGAAATTATTGAGTGCCACCACGTAACAGGTACTAGTGACTTTATTCTGCGAGTAATTGCTCAAGATATTGCTTCTTATCAGCAGCTAATGCTCAACAAAGTAAATGAAATTACTGTGGTGGATAGCTTGCAATCGCTGGTCATTTTATCAACCTTCAAAGACAGTAAATCACTACCCATACCGGAAGAGTCTGATGGAGTGAAGGTATAG